From the Mesoplasma syrphidae genome, the window AATCATTAATAAATTTCTTTAAATCTTTAGTCTCATTCAATAATGCTGAAATATTGGCAACTCTAGAACTAACTGAAGCAATTTTTTTGGATTCCATTTTTGTACGATCAACAATTAAATAGTCGTTAATTTTAGCTAAGTCAACATCATATAATAATGTTCCATGCTGAAGTACTCGGTCATTAGTTTTTAACTGCGCATTCCCAGAAACTTTAAAACCATCAATTTCAATATCATTGCGACCTGAAAAACTAGCATTTAAATTTTTGTCTCTTAAAAAATCTACAATTGGATTTAAAGTTCTTTGAAAGTTTTCATTAATGCTTTTTTGATCATTTTCAACAATTAAAGAAAAACATATATTTCCCAAATCTTGATAGACTGTTCCACCACCAGTGTTTCTTCGAACAATAGTAACTTCATTAGCATTGGCTTTTTCAATATTTATTTCCGAATAGGCATTTTGATTACGACCAACGACAATTGTATTTTGGTTTTGTCACAAAAAGAAAATTGGTGTTTTAAAATTTTTATTGTAGGTTAAATATTCTTCACATGCTAAATTTCAATAAGGATTCGTTTGCCTTGAAACAATTAAACTTATCATTACTTTTTGTCACTTTTTTTAAAATAATTCAATCCCAGAACTTCCAACCCAGCCAAAGTTACAAAGTTATAAGGTTTATTAAAGTGAGGTAAAAAGAACATATCAACTAATGGTAATTCATCAATTGTAAGTCCTTTTCAAATACCAAGTGAAAACATATGAATAATTTCTGTGTGGTTATTTTCTCCGGCAACTTGTGCCCCAATAATTTTTCTTGTCGTTTTATCTCAAATGATTTCCAAATAAACTGGTTTTGTTGATGACATAAATTCTGGGCGGTCATTGTCAGTAAAGAAAATTTTGTCATAATCAATATTTAGTGATTGAGCAACTTTCTCAGTAATTCCAACAGATGCCATTTTCATTCCAAAAACATCAATTGCGTTTGATCCACAAAATCCTGGTGATGGCAATGAATTTGGTTTAATAATATTCATAGCTGCTAAAATTCCTGTACGAACTGAAGTAGTTGCCAAAGCAATTGGATGATTCTTTGCAGTAGCATTGTCGTAGACTTCAATACAATCTCCAATAGCATAAATATCAGAATTAGAAGTTTGCATGTATCGGTCAACTTTAATACTTCCATTGCTGGCTAAATCTACTATTCCTTGTAGCATTCCTGTTTGAGGTTTAATTCCTAAACAAAATACAACGTAATCTGTGTCAATAACGCTATTTTCAGTAACAACCTGTATTACCTTATCTTTTTGACCAACAAATTCAACTACTTTTTCACCAAGAACTAAAGATACACCAGCATCAGTCATTCTTTTTTCAATTAAAGAAGTGAAATTTTCTCCATAATAGTTAGGCATGATTCGATCAGCGACATCAATTAAGGTTACTTTTTTGCCAGCTTCATGGAATGCTTCTACTAATTCTACTCCAATATAGCCAGCGCCAACTACTGTAATATTTTCAATATTTTTATCATTGTTAACTTCTTTTAAAATTTTTCCGTGATGATAGTTTTTACAAATTTGAACTCCGTTTAAATTAATTCCTGGAATTGGTGGTTGCACTGGTCATGAACCAGTAGCAACAATTAATTTGTCATAACTATCTTCAAAAGTTTTATCTGTTTTAAGATTCTTAATTAAAACGGTTTTTTTATCGGGATTAATTCCGACTCATTCATGCTGCATATGAACTTCAATGCCTTCAGCTGCTAGAGTTTCTGGAGATGCATAAAATAACCCCTGAGGGTCTTTAACTTCATCTTTAACTCATAAAGCAATACCACATCCTAAAAAAGAAATGTTGTCATTTCTATCATAAGTTGTCACGGTAACACTTGGATCCAAACGTTTTAATGTTCGGACGGCAGTCGTACCTGCATGATTGGTTCCAATTACAATTACTTTCATTATTTGTAATTCCTCCTATTTTGTTGGAGTATTTCTCCATATATAATTTTATGTTCTTATCACAAAGAGTTAGTGAGAATATAGTAAATATAATCTGGAAAACATTTTGTGAATTACCAACCTAAATGGAAAAATTTCCACACAATTATTATAAAAAAGAGTATAATAATTAAATGCATTAATTTTTTTGGAGGCTTTATGAAAAAAATTGTTTTAATTAATCCAACTATAGCATATGAAGCTGAGATTAAAAAATATGTTGAAGAATTTGATAATAAAGTTATTGAAGGAAGTTCTCAACTATTTGCTATGTCGAATATTAAAGAGTGATTGCAATATTTAAAAAATCAAAAGGACGCCAAAAATTTGCCGCTTGGCAGAGTACCCTCACTGGAATTTCTAGTAGTTGATATAGAAAGTACTGAATTAGTTGGTTTAGTTAATATTCGCTTAAGTTTAACAGAATATTTATTAAATTATGGTGGTCATATTGGTTATTCTGTTAGTCCAAAACATCGCCGCAAAGGTTATGGAACTGAAATTTTAAAGTTGGCTTTACAAGAAGCAACAAAGCACGGGATTAAACAAGTTTTGGTAACTTG encodes:
- a CDS encoding GNAT family N-acetyltransferase yields the protein MKKIVLINPTIAYEAEIKKYVEEFDNKVIEGSSQLFAMSNIKEWLQYLKNQKDAKNLPLGRVPSLEFLVVDIESTELVGLVNIRLSLTEYLLNYGGHIGYSVSPKHRRKGYGTEILKLALQEATKHGIKQVLVTCKADNIGSMKVILNNKGILEDQRYEPEQKLVFNRYWISVE
- a CDS encoding lipoate--protein ligase, which translates into the protein MISLIVSRQTNPYWNLACEEYLTYNKNFKTPIFFLWQNQNTIVVGRNQNAYSEINIEKANANEVTIVRRNTGGGTVYQDLGNICFSLIVENDQKSINENFQRTLNPIVDFLRDKNLNASFSGRNDIEIDGFKVSGNAQLKTNDRVLQHGTLLYDVDLAKINDYLIVDRTKMESKKIASVSSRVANISALLNETKDLKKFINDLKNSYLKNQDVEEINLSSEDLAVIDKLAKEKYSTWEWTFGKNASFAKTTKVYLPNKGLLEIRFSTSEGYISNIKFYGDFLGYLGTENLEKLLIGQKYEKDAITNVIRHINMAEIFGDTFEIDDITNLLF
- a CDS encoding FAD-dependent oxidoreductase, whose protein sequence is MKVIVIGTNHAGTTAVRTLKRLDPSVTVTTYDRNDNISFLGCGIALWVKDEVKDPQGLFYASPETLAAEGIEVHMQHEWVGINPDKKTVLIKNLKTDKTFEDSYDKLIVATGSWPVQPPIPGINLNGVQICKNYHHGKILKEVNNDKNIENITVVGAGYIGVELVEAFHEAGKKVTLIDVADRIMPNYYGENFTSLIEKRMTDAGVSLVLGEKVVEFVGQKDKVIQVVTENSVIDTDYVVFCLGIKPQTGMLQGIVDLASNGSIKVDRYMQTSNSDIYAIGDCIEVYDNATAKNHPIALATTSVRTGILAAMNIIKPNSLPSPGFCGSNAIDVFGMKMASVGITEKVAQSLNIDYDKIFFTDNDRPEFMSSTKPVYLEIIWDKTTRKIIGAQVAGENNHTEIIHMFSLGIWKGLTIDELPLVDMFFLPHFNKPYNFVTLAGLEVLGLNYFKKSDKK